In Hahella sp. HNIBRBA332, the genomic window AGTTGCTTGATATCCCGTTTCAGGCGGCGCACTCTTTCTGGACTGCCGCCTGCGTCGTCCGCATACAGGTTTTGCTCAAACTCGCTAAAGATCTGCTGCAGCAATTTACGCTGCCGCGGCCACTTTCTAGTCGCCAGGGCCAATGCCTGCCCAGGCGTCAGTCCCGCATCCAGCAACAGTCCCTTCTTATGCATTCGACTCAGCAGAGATCGATACAAACGCACCATGGGATCGCCTTTATTGCGCCGCCACTCCGCTTTGAGGGTCAGTAACGACAGAGCGAGGAAGACCATAACGGAGACGCCGGCGAGTATCATTAGCATCGTCTTCATGTCGCTATCGCCAAACCAGCGTTTGAAGAAACTGCTTTGCTTCTCCTGATCGTAATTGACGACCCATTTCTGCCACATGTAGTTCATGTATTCCAGATTGTTGGTCACCCAGGCGAAAACGCCAATATGGTTGTATCTGGCCAGGGACAGCGGCGTATTTTGCAGGAATGTGCCTTCTTCCGCGACAGCGTCTCTAATGCCCGACTCAACCCTTTGCGGAGCCACCGCCGCGGTTGGGTCGACACGCACCCAACCGCGCTCAGGCAGCCATGCTTCCACCCAGGCATGGGCATCATACTGATGCACCACCAGAAAGCCACCCTGCTCGTTCCACTCTCCGCCTTGATACCCGGCCAGCACCCGCGACGGGATGTTCGCCGCGCGTAAAATAAACGCCATCGTGCTGGCGTAATGCTCGCAAAAGCCGCGACGCGTGTCGAAGAAAAACTCGTCAATTCTATTCGGCGAAGTCAACAGCGGCGGCGATAAGGTATAGGCGTAGGGTTCCTGATTAAAGCGCGTCATTACCGTTTTTATAAAGGTTTCGGCGTCAGGGGTCGTCTCGCGTAATTGTCTGGCCCATTCAGTGGTACGGGGATTGGAGCCTTGCGGCAAGCTGCTAAAGCGGGCGAAGCTTTGGGCGCTTTCTCTATATTCCTCAGCTTGATTGATGACGCGATACCACTCAGGGGACTTCACGTCTCTCATAAATCTCACCAGCTGGTCCGGCGTTGAGAAAGGCGCGCCCCGCGCCACCTTGGCGTCATCCAGCGCAAAGCCCCATTCACGATTATGGGGTTCCAGCAGCACCTCATAATCCCATTGCTCAGTTTGAGTTCTGGCGCCCGGTCTGACCGCGCCTTGGCGGTCGCGATTGGTCTGACTGAATGACCGCTTCCAACTCGTACCGTCGTAGCGATCCAGGATCAAAGCGCGCCAGTATAGGTCCCGGTAGGCCGGTCGCGGTCCATTAAACACAATCCGAAACGCGCGCTCGCCTGACTGGGCAAGATTCGCCACATCTCCCGGCGACATGGTTTCATCAAGCCCGGTAAACGCGGTGGAGCTCTTCAGCGGCATCGCCCACAAAGGACCAAAGCGGGGAAAGAACAGATACATCACGATCAACAACGGCGCTGCAACCGCCATGGAGCCATACACGCCTTTAAAAGTAGCGCCAATGGAACGGGATTTAAGCGACTGGTTCACCGCCATCAGAGCAACAAAGCTCAATCCCATGGCGATGAAAATGTAGAGACTGACGAACAGAGACTGGGTGAACAGGAAGCCGAGGCAGAGCAAAAACAACGTCATGAAACTGAACAGGAAGGCGTCGCGCCGCTGATTCAGCTCCAGCAACTTCAGCGCATAAGCCAACACAAAAAAGCCGACCGCCGTCTCCACCGTAAACTGCGCCTGCGTCGAGAACACATAGGCGACGGAGGTCACCACCATGACTCCGCCTTTCACCCAGGTCGAGGGTGCGGACCATTTTCCTTGATACACTCTGGTGCGCCAAAATACGGACACGCACGCGAATCCAAGCAGCCACACTGGCACATGATTCCAGTGCGCGCCTGCGGCGGCAGCCAGAGAAACCACCATCCATACCAGCGCCCGCGTATCCAGTGCGGGAGACTCCTCAAAACTTCGCTTAAACATGATCAGGATACTTCGCCAGCGCAGTCAGACATTTATTGCGATGCTCAAGACCTGAGCCAGGCCCGCACGCCCAACCGGGCATACGTAATCCGTAAGGCGTCCCTTTTTGCTCCAGCTCCAAAATCTGGGCGCACAGCGTAGACAGACGCAGCTCCGTCTCCATCCCCTGGTAGGCGTCAAAATCAATCCAGTCCGGGTCCAGTTCCGGCTGACTGAATTCCTTACTGTATAACTCCCCCTGCTGCGCATACTTCTTCCAGGCGATACGGGTTAACGGCTCGCCGGGAACATAAGTGCGCAGGCCTGCGAAATCTTCTTGCCCCACGATGTGCGAATCGCCTTTGCCTTCGCCCTCAGCCAGGGAGGCGCTCCACTTAAACTGAGGTTGCGTCGCCGGCCTGGGATAGACCAGCGCCTTGGCGTTCAGGTCCTGCCAGGACCAGGCGCGAATCAGTCCCATCGGATAGGTAGACGTAATCAGCATACGCCCCGGCGTCAGCCAGCCTCGTTTGCGACAGCGATATTCAATCACCGCGCGTCGCTGTCCATGCTGATCCAAGTCCAGGGTGACATAGCTATCCGGCGTCCAGCCGAGTTGCACCGCGGCGGCGCCATGTTCTGACGCCGTCACCAGAAACTCAAACCCCGCCAATTCGTCAGCGAAGCAGGAACCTGCGCGATGAAACCGGATAACCAGCCCCGACATATTACGGTAGGCGATGAGGATATTGACCACGAAAATAGATATAAGAAAGAAGCCCACAGCCAGGATCATGGAGTTTTGATAATTGATTCCTGTGAGGAGAATCAGCCCCGCCAGCATCACGAAGCCCACCCCCCACCGCGTAGGCAATACAAAAATCGCCCGATGCGACAGCGTGGCTTCCTCTACCGGCGGCAGCCGCTTTTCCACCCACTTATCAATGCGGCGTCCGAGTTGACCGCCGATGCGCGCTCCTGATTTTTGCCGAATGCCGGTTGTCATAACACTACTACTTAACTTCTGTCCTTGTCTTTTGCAGGCCAGGGAAATACAGGCTTACAAAAATTAATCAAAATTCGCGCGATACAGTGGCTTTTGCGAATCAATCGGTTGAAAATGTAAGTATACGCAGTAAAACTGGATTCCACCTAAACGCTTGTGGCCGAACGCAATTATTTTTTCTCCACGCATGCTTTCGGCAGCGGGCCCATGAGAATCGGTTGTTGGAAAATTTACGTTTAACACGAAATTGTAAAACACGGCGCTGCTATGAACTACTCAAGGATTTTGCTCGGATTGGCCGCCACCGGCCTTGTTCTGACCGCCCGCGCGGAAGTCAAATCAATGACCAGCGGCGAGTTGACCGACACCTATATTAAAGATTCCACCATCATTGTTACCCCCGCACCCAAAAAGCCGGAGAAAAAGCGGGTCGTCACCTACACCATCGGACCCGGCGAGCCCGTAAAAACAGAAGCTGAAGAGCAGTCAGAACTGAACACCGCGTTGACGGTGGATCAGCAACAGTTTAAAGACTCTTCAGAAGCCGCCGCCCAAGTGATACGGGAACTTGCGTTTATTCCCTATACGCAACCGGAACTGGCGGCGCTGAGCGAACGTCCGCTGCCCCATCCAGACCTAGTGATTCCAGAGGGAGCCTTCACATTCCAGCAGGTTTTGTCTCCGCTGAATCCGGACATGGCGCAACTGCCCTACGGCGACCAGTTGAACCTACAATCCAACGGCCAGCAATTAACCATCACGATCGGAAACAATTTACCCGGCGTGGATAACATCATCATCCCTGAGCGCATCCAGGGCGGTATGATTGATTTAGTTCCCCGGGACAGTGGGGGATTTGATCTGACGCTGACGTTGCCTCAGCAGTAGCCACGCAAAAAGCTCACTACCCAGTGAGCTTTTCTATTTACGGTGTGCTAAGAAACGCCGTTAGGCGGACAACAGATACTATTCACTTCGGCGGTTTATCAGAGCAGGCTCGCCAAGCACAGGCTTCCATCCCGGCCTGACGCAATCAGACATTTTCAGAACATCTTTATCGGCGTCAGTTTATACGCATCTGCGCCGACATTGATTATATCCGTGTTGATCGGGGCGTTGAGAATCACCAACCCCTGTTTGGTAAGAAAAACCTGATCATCGATGTTCACAGAGGTATCGCTCTGCTGAATATCCAGCGGCATAAATCCCGTGCCGAACCCCACATTGGGCTGAAAGCTGAATATCGCCGCGCCGCGATCTTCGACGCCATCTCCGTTGGTGTCAATCTCACCATAACGCAGTGGTAAAACGGCCGTAAACAGGTCAACGAGCGTCCCCGTGCGCGGGGTTCCAAAGGTCATCCCCTGCAGGGAGACATTGTCATCGTGAACCGCCCCGTCGCTGGACGTCTGACCAGGATAGATAACTTCCCGCACCCCGTCGGGGTTGGTGTAGGCGATCGCCTCATAGGTGACTTGACCGTTTATTTCGATAACGGGAGCCGCTTGCCCCACAACTTCGCTAAGCTGCTGATCGTTAATCGGTTTTAATTCGGCCATTACCGCCGTGGAGAACATCGCTGCGCAAACAAACACAGTCTTTTTCATACTCCCCTCCACACTCCTTACATCTCTAGAGCTTTTGTTACTGCAGGCGCTTAAGAGCCTTTCGCTCAGCGCGAGGCAGACGCGACGCCCACTGAAGCCATTGCGTATATCGTCTGTCTGAGAAAGGATGATTTTTACTGCAGAACAAATAGATGCTTAAGAGATATTTGCAAGAAAAGGCATCGGTACGATGCCTTTTCCATCATCAATCGGCTGACCGTCAGGTCCGCCCGGTATTAATTACCGTGAACAACCAGCTCAAGGCCGTCCAGGTTCATACCGATGATTTCAACAGCGCCCATGCTGTTAACTTGACCCAGACCAGTCTGGTTCAGGTAAACGCCCATGTCGCCTACGCGCATGTTGATGTCGGAGTTGGCGAAGGTGATGCCGATACCGCCCAGGTTGGTGGTGCCCAGAGTGGCTGCGTCAGCCAGGGCGTCGATAGTAACGTCAACGCTACCGTTGATAGAGATGTCTTTCGCGATGAAGCCGCCCAGCGCGCCAGTAGAAGCGCCCAGAGTAGAGTTAGAAGCGGAATCCCATGCTTCTACGTCAACTTCCCATTTGAACGCGTCGATGTGGATGCCTGCGTCAGTATCCCAGTCGCTGTCAGCGATTACAGCGATGTCTGAGTATGTCAAGGAACCGAAGCCGGCTTCAATAACCAATCCGCTTTGACCGGAAACGTCCGCCAGAACAGCGTCGTCAACTGCTTTCAGTTCAGCTTGCGCAGCCAGAGGAGCCGCAGCAATAGCAGATACCAAAACTAATTTTTTCAGGCCTTTCATTAAAATTCTCCTAATGTTTATTTTTTTAATTTCAGGAAACTCTCGTGAGCTTCAGATTACCGCTCAGTAATCAAACAAATTGTTTGACAACCGACCGAATAATTCTGAGCGATTGTTAATTTAGTTTACGCTTCATTGGTTTTCCGTGATTACTCTCACAGTTTCCATATTATTAATACGCGCCTAGAATTCCATTTAAAAACAAACAATTAGCGTCTAAGTACAACCGCCTGAGCATTGTGAAACGTTTCGTTTTTGTTTGATTTGTGTTTCACAATCACGAGGCCAGTGTAGGGTTGTGTTACTGACGAATCCGTGAATGAAATCACAGAAATCATGCCGTTTGTTAAGAAGTGTTAACAGGTAGACACTATTTAGCCATCTGGCCTATATACGGTCCGACAAGGCCCGCCCAAACGCGCCTCTCAACCAGTCATTCCTGCTGAAACCCCTCCCTCTTAGACTCAGCTAGCCGGAGAGTTGTGACCGACTTGGAGCCGCAGTCAGAGAACTAAAAGCGTGAGCAACTTCAAATATGCGCGCGCTGACACTACAATTCGGCAGTCTTTTGAGACCAGTCAGACCAATGGACGTAAGACAATAAGAAGTCCGGCCGCGAAACGCCGCCGTCCGAGCGCCTGAAAAATGGATGCCGGAGGGTTAAAATGTCGGATTAATGAGCCATTGGCGCTTATCGGGCGCCGGAAGGGGCGTTTTTTAACCAGGCCAATATTTGTTGATGTCAGTTTTCACCATTCCCTACGCAGACTATAACGCCGTCATTCACTTGCTAGCTTCCCGTCCCGGCTTTTGCTGGCTGGACTGTCGAACCCAAGAAGGTCGCGCTTTTGAAATTATCGCCTGCGATCCGGAATGGATGGCCCGCAGCCAAGGAAACGCTCACTATATCACCCGTTCCAATGAGACGGAGACGCCAATCTCTTACGCCGACCTGCTGGCGCTCGCCCAGCAACCCCGCGCCGTTCGGCCAACGCCCTGCTTCAAAGGGGGGCTGATAGGGTTCATCAGCTATGAGTTTGGACGCAATCAGCTGCTTGGCGACCGCAACTGGCGTCGAGAGTCCGAGTTTCCATCCGCCTGCATCGGGGCTTACGAGCACTATTTGATCGTGGAGCACGATAAAAAGACCATCACCGGTTTTGGCGCATCAGCGTTCCAAACCCTACTGAAGCAACAGCGCCCCGCTACAGACACTTTCAACGTCACTCGCGCAATTTCTCCAGATTGGCGCTACGAACAATACGCAAATGAATTCGCCAGAATCAAAGAGTACATTCTCGCCGGGGATTGCTATCAGATTAACCTGACACAGCGCTTTTCCGGCGCCTATACAGGCGATCCTTTAGACGCTTATATCAAAGTCAGACAGGTAGCCAAGGCCCCCTACTCCGCCTTTTTCCGCAGCGGCCAGGGAGACCTGCTTTGCTTCTCGCCGGAAAAGTTTCTTACGGTGAACGGTCGCGATGTCGTCACCAAGCCGATCAAAGGCACCCGCCCACGCGGAGCCAGCGCCGTCGACGACTTTCGCCACATAGAAGACCTTACGTCCAGCCCCAAGGACCGGGCGGAAAACGTGATGATTGTCGACCTGCTGCGCAATGATCTGGGCAAGATTTCAAATATTGGTAGCGTTAAAGTCGAGAAGCTCTGCGCTCTGGAAACCTACAGCAATGTTCATCACCTGGTCAGCACGGTGACATCCACCCTGCGCGACGATGTTTCGCCTTTCGCCGCCCTTATTTCCTGTTCGCCAGGAGGATCGATTACGGGCGCGCCCAAAAAGCGGGCGATGGAAATTATTGATGAGTTGGAGGGCCATGCTCGTAGCGCTTACTGCGGCAGTGTTTTTTACCTGTCCAATGATGGCCGCATGGATAGCAACATAGCCATCCGCACCATGACCTGTCGGCAAGGCGACATGCATGTCTGGGGCGGTGGCGGCATCGTCGCGGACTCCAACTGCCTTGCGGAATACAATGAGTCCGTTGTGAAAATCAGACACATCGTTGAAGCCCTCGGCGGAGATCTACCCGGCAAACGTGAAGATTAGTTCGTCACCAAACGGCTGGCTTTAATAAATTCCTCGCGTAGTTCATCGTAGGTATGCACTGCCGGAAACTGTGGATATTCAGCAATAACGTTGTCGGGCGCCTTGAACAATATGCCGGCGTCCGCCTCCGCCAACATAGTGGTGTCGTTGTATGAATCTCCCGCCGCAATCACACGGTAATTCAGACTGTGAAACGCCCGCACCGACATCCGTTTTGGGTCCTGCTGGCGCAACGCGTAATTCGTCACTTTGCCGCTCTCGTCGACCTCCAAGCGATGACACAACAATGTGGGCCAGCCTAGCTTTTCCATCAACGGCATGGCGAACTCATAAAAGGTATCAGACAAAATCACCACCTGAAATCGGCGCCGCAGCCAGGCGACAAACTCCTGCGCGCCAGGAAGCGGCTCCAGCGTGGCGATAACGGCCTGTATATCCGGCAACCCATAGCCATGCTCGTCAAGGATTTTCAACCGCTGCTTCATCAGCACGTCGTAGTCCGGAATATCCCGGGTCGTCGCACGTAGAGCTTCTATCCCTGTTTTTTCCGCGAAGGCGATCCATATCTCGGGTATCAACACGCCTTCCAAATCCAGACACGCTAGTTCCACGGCTCACTCCTGTCATCTTTATTCACTTAAAAGTTACAGAAACCAAACGCCTACGCCGCTCGTTTCAGGCGTGACACAGCGCCCCACAGCATCCCAGGCCAGTCCTGCATTTCCTAAAAAACGCCTTAATCATAAGGGTTTAGCAGGGGGTTGCATATTCGATGAATAAAGCTAAAATCGATTAAAGATGTAAACAAGATTTCACATAAGTTTACGAAAAAAATAACAAGATCAAACTATAGAGGAGAGTCCGATGTACATCAGCGCAAAAAAGCTGGCTGGTCTGGTTGCGTTTAATGCGTTAGGGTTAACTCTGACGTTAGTTTTGGCGAATCAAATTCTTTAATCACCTCTTACTCGAATAATTAGCCACGTCCCGGTTTGCTGTCCGGGACGGCTGTCTGACGTCCCTCTATAGCCATAGCCGCCTCCTTTCGCAGAATATCCAGCTTAACTTCCTTCGCCAGCAGGAATGCCTTTGCTCGGATTATGGATTCGAGCGCCTACATTGAATCTTGCCGCGTCATCGACGTATTGCTTTCTTTTAGATCCGTTGATCCGGTTACAAGTCTTTACAGTCAAACATGCAGACACACTTAATCCAAATGGACTATACTAAACTCACGGTGGTGATAAACCCTTGCAGAAGCAGCCACCGACCGAATTAGGAGGCCCTGAACGCCTCCTTTTTTCTTTTCCCCTTCTCTAAAAAAATCCCACAGGTTCTACGCCCTATTCTTTGGGAGGTCTTTGGCCCGCGGTCACACCCAGCCACTCCAAAGCATAAAGTTGACTGTTTTCATGAGGCATTATTTTTTTCTTGGTCTACACTTTTTCTCGTAGTGACACAGACCTGTTGTGTCAACAGCTTAGAATTAAATCTTGGGAGGCCTCTTGGCCTCCTTTTTTTGTAATTCGCTTTTTTATAAATTCTTATCCTTCCCCTTCCTCCGCCGCACTTCGTCCATGGGGCGCGCCTCTATTTTCGTTCTTTAGATATAAGTCTTTATTATTTTTAGCACTATCAACAATTTGGTAGCCTACAGGCGTCTAATTTCTCTGCTACAAGGCGCTAGGTGATGACACCCGACTATGATGTAAAGGAACTCGCCAGGGAGATGGAAGAGTGGAGCCCCAAGGAAGTGATGCGTAAAGCGTTGGAGCTTTACGACAATATCGCAATTTCGTTCAGCGGCGCAGAAGATGTGGTTCTGATAGAAATCGCCCGCAAGCTAAAGAAGAATATTCAGGTGTTCACGCTGGATACAGGTCGCCTGCATCCCGAGACTTATCGATTTATCGAAAAAGTGCGCGACCACTATAATCTGCAAATTGAAACGCTATCGCCCAATGCGCAAGACGTTGAGCGTCTGGTCAAGGAAAAGGGGCTTTTTAGCTTCTATAAGGACGGCCATTCCGAATGTTGCGGCGTTCGTAAGGTGGCGCCGCTACGACGCAAACTTGCAACCGTCGACGCCTGGATCACCGGGCAAAGAAAAGACCAAAGTCCCAGCACGCGTAATAAAGTGGCTTTAGTGGAGGTAGACGCCGCATTTGGCGCGCCAGATCGCCCCCTGGTCAAATTCAACCCTTTGGCGAACTGGACGTCGCAGGACGTATGGAACTACATCCGCATGTTCGATGTTCCCTACAATGAGCTACATACAAAAGGTTTCATCAGTATCGGCTGTGAGCCTTGCACGCGACCAGTGCTACCCAATCAGCACGAACGCGAAGGACGCTGGTGGTGGGAGGAGTCCACCATCAAAGAATGCGGGCTACATGCAGGCAACCTCAAAAGCTGAGGCCCACGCGTCTGCCCGCAGCTGCACCTAGTACGTGGGCAGGCTGATATTCTCGAAAAGCTCTTCGATTTCCGCCTTGGTGGCCTTTTGGGACGCCTGATCCACCAATTCTCTGGTGAGATGAGGCGCGAAGCGCTGGATAAATTCGTACATGTAGCCACGAATAAAAGTCCCGCGCCGAAACCCGATTTTCGTCGTGCTGGGGCGAAACAATTTGCTGGCGTCCAAGGCCACCAAATCGGAGTCCGCCACCGGGTCATAGGCCATACGAGCGATGATGCCCACACCCAGTCCCAATCGTACATAAGTCTTGATGACGTCGGCATCCGCTGCGGTGAACACCACTTTTGGCGTCAGCCCTTTTTCACTAAACGCTTCATCTAGTTTTGAGCGTCCAGTAAAGCCAAACACGTAAGTGACGATGGGGAACGCCGCTACATCTTCTATTTCAAGCTTTTTCTTCTCAGCCAGAGGATGGTTCTTCGGCACTACCACGCAGCGGTTCCAGCGGTAGCAGGGAATCATGATCAGATCCGAAAAGTGCTCCAACGCCTCCGTGGCGATGGCGAAGTCCACGGTGCCGTCCGCCGCCATTTCCGCAATCTGCATCGGCGTGCCCTGATGCATGTGCAACGAGACTTCCGGATATTCCTGAATGAAGCTGCGAATGATGGAAGGTAGCGCATACCGCGCCTGCGTGTGCGTCGTGGCGATGCTAAGGTCGCCTTTACGCTGATTGCTGAATTCCTGCGCGATCTGTTTGATGCCGTCGACCTTACGCAGAATCTCACCGGCGACTTTGATGATGGTCTCTCCCGCCGGCGTCACCCTGGTCAGGTGCTTGCCGCTGCGAGAGAAAATCTCTACGCCCAGTTCATCCTCCAGCAGACGGATTTGTTTACTGATGCCGGGTTGTGAGGTGTAAAGACTCTGAGCAGTGGCGGACACGTTGAGATCATGATGGGCGACTTCCCATATGTATCTCAGCTGTTGCAGTTTCATTGAATTGTCTCCTTGCAGCCCGGCGTTATTATAATTGGAGATAAAAATATAAATAAATATTCTTTTTAAGAATAGATAAATCTAGCTAGATTGGCCAAACAATTCTTGGCTTATTACGCATTTGTTAGTTTAGACCATCTTTATGGAAATTCTTTTATATATTGTCGCCGGGGCTGGCGTCGGCTTCCTGGTCGGTTTGACAGGCGTTGGCGGCGGCTCGTTGATGACGCCATTACTGATTCTGTTCGGCTTTCCCGCGCATACGGCGATTGGCACCGACCTGCTCTACGCCGCTATCACCAAGTCCGGCGGCGTCGTCACCCACGCCCGCAGCGGCACGGTGAACTGGAAGCTTGCCGCCACCCTGGGCGCTGGCAGTATTCCCGCTTCGATTATCACTACCCAGATTCTCGCGCACTACTTCCCTCACCCAGAAGCCTATAAACACCTGTTGACCACCAGCCTGGGATTGATGCTGATCGTCACCGCCGCCGTGCTTCTATTTAAAGACCGGTTGCTGCGCGCCAGCTCCGGGGCGACAGTTATGAGCGACGAGCGCCGCGCCGGAGTTACCGTATTTATGGGCGTCATCTTGGGCGTGTTTGTGACATTGTCCTCTGTCGGCGCTGGCGCTATCGGCACAGCCCTGCTCATGCTGCTTTATCCCGCTTTGTCTTCGTCCCGCGTCGTCGGAACAGATCTCGCTCACGCCGTCCCTCTGACCTTCATTGCAGGCCTCGGACACATGCAGTTGGGGAACATAGACTACTACCTGCTCGGCAGTCTGTTGATCGGCTCTCTACCTGCGATCCATTTCGGGACCGCCCTGGCCAAGCGGATGCCTTCGGCCGTGCTGCGGCCGGCTCTGGCGAGCATGTTATTGATCATCGGCGTCAAATACGCGTTTTTCTGAGTTTGGCGCGGACGCTTAACGCCCTTGCTTCCCCTCCCCCATTAACTGAAAGAGCCTAACGGGGTCTAAAGCGCATATTTCATTGATTTAATTGAGTTCAGTTGACAAGTTTTCAGTTTCCATAAAGACTGAAACCCGCTTTTAGCCATACTGACTGCACTCTGCGCATGATCGTTCTCGAAACCAAACTTTTCCCGCTTCGCCTCGACGACAGCCTGTTAACACGCCAGCGTCTGCTTGGCCGCATCGACGCGCCCGGCAGCGCCCGCTTTATTGGCCTCGTTGCGCCCGCCGGCTTTGGGAAATCCACGCTGGCGCGGCAATGGACGCAGTCTCATCATGCGCTTACCAGTTGGATCTCACTCGATCCCGCGGACAATTCAGCCTCTACGTTCTGGAGCTATGTCGTAGAAGGATTGCGTCGTAACGGTTTGGAGGGTATCGGGGAGCTGCGCACGCAGCTGCAGGATACGGCGCACACCAACGCCAGAGTGCTGGTGACGGCGTTAATCAACCAGCTACACCAGCATCAGGATCGCCACTTTGTGCTGGTTCTCGACGACCTGCATCACATCGCCAACAAGGACATCTTCGACGGCTTGACCTATTTGGTGGACTTCGCGCCGGCCAACTTCACTTTGCTCATCACGTCCCGCAACGAGCCGCCATTCCCTCTCGCTCGCTGGAAGGTGAAACGCTACGCCAAATTGCTCTATTCCGCAGACCTGGTGTTCGACTCGCAAGAGGTTGCAGACTTATTCGCGCTTGCATTGGACGTCAAAGTCAGCCCGGAGGCCGCGGCTCGCGTTGTTGGCTCCACCGGCGGCTGGGCGGCGGCGTTGCAGCTGTTGTCGCAAGCGGATTTGAAACGGGCGGACGGAGCCTTATCTAACGAGAAATTTGAGCAAGCGTTGGCCCAGGCGAAGAGAGAAATCGACGACTACGTCGCCCAGGAGGTATTGGACGATCTACCGTCCCGCCTGCGTGAATTCATTCTGGAAATGGCGGGAGCCCCCCGCTTTGACGCACCGCTATGCGACCAGGTCCGAAGCACTCAGGACAGCCACCAAATATTGCAGGAGCTGGAAGCGCGCAATCTGTTTCTGATTCCCCTGGATGACGCCGGCCAATGGTTTCGTTTCCATGAGCTGTTCCGCGATGGCGCCTTGCACTACTTGAGACAGCGCCAGCCCGAAGTTCATTTACAGCACTGCCGCAACGTCGTGCGAGCCTGCCTGGAGCGCCGACTCTATTTGGAATCCGTGCAATTGATCATGCACATTCAAGCCTGGGACCTGTTGCAGTCCACCCTGGAGAGCATCGGCAACCAACTGGTGCGGCAGGGATACCACCTCTACATCATTGAATGGCTTGACGACGCCCCGCAAGAACTACTTAGCCAGTCGCTGCGTTTGCAGCTGTTGAAAATATGGTGCCTGCTTTACGACAACCAGTTCGCCGCCATTCCCGATCTGGTGGAAGCCGTGAAGAAGCATCCTTTGCTGCCTGAGCAGGATGATACGGTGCGCCATGAGTTGCGCCTGCTGGAAGCGTACGCCGCGCGGAGTCGCAAGGACATCCAGACTGCCAGCGCACTGACGCAATCTGTCTTACAGGATCTCCAGCAGATCAACGCCCCGATCAAATCCC contains:
- a CDS encoding DUF3488 and DUF4129 domain-containing transglutaminase family protein, whose amino-acid sequence is MFKRSFEESPALDTRALVWMVVSLAAAAGAHWNHVPVWLLGFACVSVFWRTRVYQGKWSAPSTWVKGGVMVVTSVAYVFSTQAQFTVETAVGFFVLAYALKLLELNQRRDAFLFSFMTLFLLCLGFLFTQSLFVSLYIFIAMGLSFVALMAVNQSLKSRSIGATFKGVYGSMAVAAPLLIVMYLFFPRFGPLWAMPLKSSTAFTGLDETMSPGDVANLAQSGERAFRIVFNGPRPAYRDLYWRALILDRYDGTSWKRSFSQTNRDRQGAVRPGARTQTEQWDYEVLLEPHNREWGFALDDAKVARGAPFSTPDQLVRFMRDVKSPEWYRVINQAEEYRESAQSFARFSSLPQGSNPRTTEWARQLRETTPDAETFIKTVMTRFNQEPYAYTLSPPLLTSPNRIDEFFFDTRRGFCEHYASTMAFILRAANIPSRVLAGYQGGEWNEQGGFLVVHQYDAHAWVEAWLPERGWVRVDPTAAVAPQRVESGIRDAVAEEGTFLQNTPLSLARYNHIGVFAWVTNNLEYMNYMWQKWVVNYDQEKQSSFFKRWFGDSDMKTMLMILAGVSVMVFLALSLLTLKAEWRRNKGDPMVRLYRSLLSRMHKKGLLLDAGLTPGQALALATRKWPRQRKLLQQIFSEFEQNLYADDAGGSPERVRRLKRDIKQLALNP
- a CDS encoding DUF58 domain-containing protein encodes the protein MTTGIRQKSGARIGGQLGRRIDKWVEKRLPPVEEATLSHRAIFVLPTRWGVGFVMLAGLILLTGINYQNSMILAVGFFLISIFVVNILIAYRNMSGLVIRFHRAGSCFADELAGFEFLVTASEHGAAAVQLGWTPDSYVTLDLDQHGQRRAVIEYRCRKRGWLTPGRMLITSTYPMGLIRAWSWQDLNAKALVYPRPATQPQFKWSASLAEGEGKGDSHIVGQEDFAGLRTYVPGEPLTRIAWKKYAQQGELYSKEFSQPELDPDWIDFDAYQGMETELRLSTLCAQILELEQKGTPYGLRMPGWACGPGSGLEHRNKCLTALAKYPDHV
- a CDS encoding DUF6160 family protein, whose amino-acid sequence is MKKTVFVCAAMFSTAVMAELKPINDQQLSEVVGQAAPVIEINGQVTYEAIAYTNPDGVREVIYPGQTSSDGAVHDDNVSLQGMTFGTPRTGTLVDLFTAVLPLRYGEIDTNGDGVEDRGAAIFSFQPNVGFGTGFMPLDIQQSDTSVNIDDQVFLTKQGLVILNAPINTDIINVGADAYKLTPIKMF
- a CDS encoding DUF6160 family protein gives rise to the protein MKGLKKLVLVSAIAAAPLAAQAELKAVDDAVLADVSGQSGLVIEAGFGSLTYSDIAVIADSDWDTDAGIHIDAFKWEVDVEAWDSASNSTLGASTGALGGFIAKDISINGSVDVTIDALADAATLGTTNLGGIGITFANSDINMRVGDMGVYLNQTGLGQVNSMGAVEIIGMNLDGLELVVHGN
- the pabB gene encoding aminodeoxychorismate synthase component I, with the protein product MSVFTIPYADYNAVIHLLASRPGFCWLDCRTQEGRAFEIIACDPEWMARSQGNAHYITRSNETETPISYADLLALAQQPRAVRPTPCFKGGLIGFISYEFGRNQLLGDRNWRRESEFPSACIGAYEHYLIVEHDKKTITGFGASAFQTLLKQQRPATDTFNVTRAISPDWRYEQYANEFARIKEYILAGDCYQINLTQRFSGAYTGDPLDAYIKVRQVAKAPYSAFFRSGQGDLLCFSPEKFLTVNGRDVVTKPIKGTRPRGASAVDDFRHIEDLTSSPKDRAENVMIVDLLRNDLGKISNIGSVKVEKLCALETYSNVHHLVSTVTSTLRDDVSPFAALISCSPGGSITGAPKKRAMEIIDELEGHARSAYCGSVFYLSNDGRMDSNIAIRTMTCRQGDMHVWGGGGIVADSNCLAEYNESVVKIRHIVEALGGDLPGKRED
- the thrH gene encoding bifunctional phosphoserine phosphatase/homoserine phosphotransferase ThrH, yielding MELACLDLEGVLIPEIWIAFAEKTGIEALRATTRDIPDYDVLMKQRLKILDEHGYGLPDIQAVIATLEPLPGAQEFVAWLRRRFQVVILSDTFYEFAMPLMEKLGWPTLLCHRLEVDESGKVTNYALRQQDPKRMSVRAFHSLNYRVIAAGDSYNDTTMLAEADAGILFKAPDNVIAEYPQFPAVHTYDELREEFIKASRLVTN